The following coding sequences are from one Lentimicrobiaceae bacterium window:
- the gap gene encoding type I glyceraldehyde-3-phosphate dehydrogenase translates to MEKIKIGINGFGRIGRLAFRAASNRNDMEVVAVNNLQDPEYSAYQLKYDTVHGIFDKKIEVEGNNIIVDGKATRFTSHRDPAEIDWASVGADFVLECTGKFLTAESCQAHINGGAKHVVMSAPAKDDTHVFVYGVNHKEYKGETFASNASCTTNCLAPLVKVINDEFGIEEGLMTTVHSLTSTQKIVDGSSSRDWRRGRAAGSNIAPSSTGAAKTVGIIIPELKGKLTGMAFRVPTLNVSVVDLTCRLKKSTSYEEIKEVIKKSAEGNMKGIIQYVDEPLVSSDFIGNSYSCIFDAQAGIMLNPNFVKLIAWYDNEWGYSNKMLDLIAYMNTVK, encoded by the coding sequence ATGGAAAAGATAAAAATAGGAATTAACGGATTTGGACGTATCGGACGCCTCGCGTTCAGAGCTGCAAGTAATAGAAATGATATGGAAGTTGTTGCTGTAAACAACCTACAAGATCCTGAATATTCAGCATATCAGCTTAAATACGATACGGTTCACGGCATATTTGATAAAAAAATTGAAGTTGAAGGCAACAATATTATTGTAGATGGTAAAGCAACAAGATTTACCTCGCACAGAGACCCAGCCGAAATTGACTGGGCATCTGTAGGAGCCGATTTTGTTCTTGAATGCACAGGTAAGTTTTTAACTGCCGAAAGCTGTCAGGCTCACATCAACGGTGGTGCAAAACATGTTGTTATGTCGGCGCCGGCAAAAGACGATACTCACGTCTTTGTTTATGGTGTCAATCATAAAGAATATAAAGGTGAAACATTTGCTTCAAATGCAAGCTGTACTACCAATTGTCTTGCACCTTTGGTAAAAGTTATTAACGATGAGTTCGGCATAGAAGAAGGTCTTATGACAACAGTACACTCACTTACATCTACTCAAAAAATAGTTGACGGTTCTTCGTCCAGAGATTGGCGTAGAGGCAGAGCAGCCGGTTCTAACATTGCACCTTCAAGCACAGGAGCTGCAAAAACTGTTGGAATAATAATTCCTGAACTTAAAGGAAAACTCACAGGAATGGCTTTTAGAGTTCCAACCCTTAATGTTTCTGTTGTTGACTTAACTTGTCGCTTAAAAAAATCGACAAGCTACGAAGAAATTAAAGAAGTTATTAAAAAGTCGGCAGAAGGAAATATGAAAGGTATTATTCAATACGTTGATGAACCTCTTGTATCAAGCGACTTTATTGGAAATAGCTACTCGTGTATTTTTGATGCACAAGCCGGTATTATGCTAAATCCTAATTTCGTTAAATTGATTGCATGGTACGACAACGAATGGGGATACTCAAACAAAATGTTAGACCTGATTGCGTACATGAATACCGTTAAGTAG
- the rfaD gene encoding ADP-glyceromanno-heptose 6-epimerase, giving the protein MKYIVVTGAVGFIGSALIGKLNSASDKKIIAVDDFSREDKNKNIKNKNIYQKVHRDDFFSWLDENQHNVEAIYHIGARTDTTEFDKSVFDRLNLNYTKQVWQKCSKYQIPLVYASSAATYGMGELGYNDSHDIVDKLKPLNPYGESKNDFDKWALSQTETPPAWYGLKFFNVYGPNEYHKGRMASVVMHSYNQIKKQGYTNLFRSHNPNYKDGYQKRDFVYVKDVVDVLTFLMENKPKSGLYNLGTGNARPFLHLAQAVFKALDIPENINFIDTPIDIRDKYQYFTQAD; this is encoded by the coding sequence ATGAAGTATATAGTAGTTACAGGAGCCGTAGGTTTTATCGGCTCTGCATTGATAGGAAAATTAAACTCTGCAAGCGATAAAAAAATTATTGCTGTCGATGATTTTAGTAGAGAAGATAAAAACAAGAACATAAAAAATAAAAACATATATCAAAAAGTACATCGCGACGATTTTTTTTCGTGGTTAGATGAAAACCAACACAATGTGGAAGCTATTTATCACATAGGTGCAAGAACCGATACAACTGAGTTTGATAAATCTGTATTCGACCGCTTGAACTTAAACTATACTAAACAGGTATGGCAAAAATGCTCAAAATATCAGATACCTTTGGTTTATGCATCGAGTGCTGCAACGTATGGAATGGGAGAGTTGGGATATAACGATTCTCACGATATTGTTGATAAGCTAAAACCGCTTAATCCCTACGGCGAATCAAAAAACGATTTTGATAAATGGGCTTTGTCGCAGACTGAAACTCCACCTGCATGGTACGGACTGAAATTTTTTAATGTTTATGGTCCGAACGAATACCACAAAGGAAGAATGGCATCGGTGGTTATGCACTCGTACAATCAAATAAAAAAACAAGGTTATACAAACTTGTTTAGGTCGCATAATCCCAATTATAAAGACGGATACCAAAAAAGAGATTTTGTGTACGTAAAGGACGTTGTAGATGTATTAACATTTTTGATGGAAAACAAACCAAAATCCGGCTTATACAATCTAGGCACAGGCAATGCCAGACCGTTTTTACATTTGGCTCAAGCTGTATTTAAAGCACTTGATATACCGGAAAATATAAACTTTATCGATACGCCGATAGATATCAGAGATAAGTATCAGTATTTCACCCAAGCCGAT